A single region of the Desulfovibrio sp. UIB00 genome encodes:
- a CDS encoding class I SAM-dependent methyltransferase produces MNIYDIAMMPLEAWVLKKMRSTIMPCAYGDVLEAGIGTGVNLRYYNPEKIRSLTGLDRQYSQELERRAGKDFAFYQGNVEKMPFAEGQFDTVVATLLFCTADIEKSMSEIQRVLKAGGLFIFIEHVRPKGARAGKIFDFANGSWARIADGCNLNRRTDEILKESSFSDLIIMERGVFRYGTAKKP; encoded by the coding sequence ATGAACATATACGATATAGCCATGATGCCCTTAGAAGCGTGGGTATTGAAGAAAATGCGTTCAACAATAATGCCCTGTGCATATGGCGATGTGCTTGAAGCCGGGATAGGAACAGGAGTCAACCTTCGATATTATAATCCTGAAAAAATACGCAGTCTGACAGGGTTGGATCGCCAGTACTCACAGGAACTTGAACGGCGGGCCGGGAAGGATTTTGCGTTTTATCAGGGCAATGTTGAAAAAATGCCTTTTGCAGAAGGGCAGTTTGACACCGTGGTCGCCACGCTGCTTTTTTGCACTGCGGATATTGAAAAAAGCATGAGCGAAATACAGCGGGTGCTCAAGGCGGGCGGCCTGTTCATTTTCATAGAGCATGTGCGGCCCAAAGGAGCGCGGGCCGGTAAAATTTTTGACTTTGCTAATGGCTCATGGGCACGAATTGCCGACGGATGCAACCTCAACCGTCGCACAGACGAGATTTTGAAAGAAAGCAGTTTTTCTGATCTCATCATTATGGAGCGCGGCGTTTTTCGCTACGGCACTGCAAAAAAGCCTTAA
- a CDS encoding alpha/beta family hydrolase, which produces MRSAKIFCWCFLFVFFGGFGCALAGEIQVHETTQTTSQGPVEVKTFLAAGQGPHPAIIVLHGSQGLDKFRAFYERNATQLAHAGFDTYVLDYYNEQDVACSKTVETRRANFSKRIGAWSQMISDVVTDVLAQGQKARPVGIVGFSQGGYLGTSVASKDTRIAALVVYYGGIPAQRRADGKHPITHMPPLLELHGDADTVVPMERGKELVELTRSLGQTAEMVIYPGAGHGFNRSAATDAEQRTLEFFQRVLMDKR; this is translated from the coding sequence ATGCGGAGCGCAAAAATCTTTTGCTGGTGTTTTCTGTTTGTATTTTTTGGCGGATTTGGCTGCGCCCTTGCGGGCGAGATTCAGGTTCACGAAACCACGCAAACGACATCCCAAGGCCCGGTTGAGGTCAAAACCTTTCTTGCTGCCGGGCAAGGGCCGCACCCGGCTATCATCGTGCTGCACGGCAGCCAGGGCCTGGATAAATTTCGGGCGTTTTATGAGCGCAACGCCACGCAGCTGGCCCACGCGGGTTTTGATACCTATGTGCTGGATTATTATAATGAGCAGGACGTCGCATGCTCCAAAACTGTGGAAACGCGGCGCGCAAATTTTTCAAAGCGCATAGGCGCGTGGTCGCAGATGATCAGCGATGTTGTGACAGACGTGCTCGCGCAGGGGCAGAAGGCCCGCCCCGTTGGCATCGTGGGCTTTTCTCAGGGGGGATATCTGGGAACATCCGTAGCCAGCAAGGATACAAGAATCGCGGCGCTGGTCGTGTATTACGGCGGCATCCCCGCTCAACGCAGGGCTGACGGCAAGCACCCCATTACCCACATGCCGCCCTTGCTGGAACTGCACGGCGACGCGGATACAGTTGTGCCCATGGAAAGAGGCAAGGAACTGGTGGAACTGACCCGCAGCCTTGGCCAAACGGCTGAAATGGTGATCTACCCCGGCGCGGGGCACGGCTTTAACCGCTCTGCCGCAACAGACGCGGAGCAGCGGACGCTGGAGTTTTTTCAGCGGGTGTTGATGGACAAGAGGTAA
- a CDS encoding ATP-binding cassette domain-containing protein, protein MAFLSMQGVTLNLGGKPLLDSADFSVEVGDRLCLVGRNGAGKSSLLALLGGQMQPNSGMIIRPGTLIGQMPQDVPERWRGTVFSLVAEVLGEEGTALAAAHAGAEHSLELTSGWERYGDVLAVINHLGLDPDADFTSLSGGTKRRVALARALICSEDLILDEPTNHLDIATITWLEDFLLRKARTLIFVSHDRAFAKRLATRVVEIDRGKLHNYSCGFDRYPERREERLAAEERAFALQDKKLAQEEVWIRQGIKARRTRNMGRVRALVALRAERAERRDRQGNVRMAAQEAGRSGKLVIEAEDVSVGYPGQPPLIRNFSTIIQRGDRVGLIGENGTGKTSLIRVLLGEQQPTEGEVRLGTNLEISYFDQLRETLDPEASVMHSVAEGNDVVTVGGSTRHVAGYLQDFLFTPDRLRLPVKVLSGGERNRLLLAKLFTRPSNVLVLDEPTNDLDAETLDLLEELIADYSGTVLVVSHDRSFLDNLVTSVIALEGDGMAHEYVGAYTDWLRQRSAPAQERKPEEKSARSTPRPASDKPRRRSFKEQREFEQLGQELEALPERMDALEQEQKTLEATLADPELFARDPEAFAKTTDRLVALETEQTELLQRWEFAEQRLQELGELAG, encoded by the coding sequence TTGGCATTTTTGAGCATGCAGGGTGTTACCCTGAACCTTGGCGGCAAGCCGCTACTGGATTCTGCGGATTTTTCGGTTGAAGTGGGCGACAGGCTTTGTCTCGTGGGCCGCAACGGCGCGGGCAAGTCATCGCTGCTGGCGCTGCTCGGCGGGCAGATGCAGCCCAATTCCGGCATGATTATCCGCCCCGGCACGCTCATAGGCCAGATGCCGCAGGATGTGCCGGAACGCTGGCGCGGCACTGTTTTTTCTCTGGTGGCGGAGGTCCTGGGCGAGGAGGGCACGGCCCTTGCCGCTGCCCATGCCGGGGCCGAGCACAGCCTTGAGCTGACCAGCGGCTGGGAGCGCTACGGCGATGTGCTTGCCGTCATCAACCATCTGGGGTTGGATCCCGATGCGGATTTTACCTCCCTCTCCGGCGGCACCAAGCGCCGCGTGGCTCTGGCGCGGGCGCTGATCTGCTCAGAAGACCTCATTCTGGACGAACCTACCAACCATCTGGATATCGCCACCATCACCTGGCTGGAAGATTTTTTGCTGCGCAAGGCCCGCACCCTGATTTTTGTCAGCCACGACAGGGCCTTTGCCAAGCGCCTTGCCACGCGCGTTGTGGAGATCGACCGGGGCAAGCTGCACAACTACTCCTGCGGGTTCGACCGTTACCCCGAGAGGCGCGAGGAACGCCTTGCCGCCGAGGAGCGCGCCTTTGCCCTGCAAGACAAAAAGCTGGCGCAGGAGGAAGTGTGGATTCGGCAGGGCATCAAGGCTCGCCGCACGCGCAACATGGGGCGGGTGCGCGCTCTTGTGGCCCTGCGGGCCGAGCGCGCCGAGCGGCGCGACAGGCAGGGCAACGTGCGCATGGCCGCGCAGGAGGCCGGGCGCTCGGGCAAGCTGGTTATTGAGGCCGAGGATGTTTCAGTCGGCTACCCTGGTCAGCCGCCGCTTATCCGTAATTTTTCCACCATCATTCAGCGCGGCGACCGCGTGGGCCTGATCGGCGAAAACGGCACGGGCAAAACATCGCTTATCCGCGTTCTGCTGGGCGAGCAGCAACCCACAGAAGGCGAGGTGCGCCTCGGCACCAATCTGGAAATCAGCTATTTCGATCAGCTGCGCGAAACGCTCGACCCGGAAGCCAGCGTCATGCACAGCGTTGCAGAGGGCAACGACGTGGTCACAGTGGGCGGCAGCACGCGCCATGTTGCAGGATATTTACAGGATTTTCTCTTCACTCCCGACCGCTTGCGTCTGCCTGTCAAGGTGCTCTCCGGCGGCGAGCGCAACCGCCTGCTGCTGGCAAAGCTCTTTACCCGGCCATCCAACGTGCTGGTGCTGGACGAACCCACCAACGATCTGGACGCGGAAACCCTTGATCTGCTGGAAGAGCTGATTGCGGATTATTCCGGCACTGTGCTTGTGGTCAGCCATGACCGCAGTTTTCTGGATAATCTTGTCACCAGCGTCATCGCCCTGGAGGGCGACGGCATGGCGCACGAGTACGTTGGCGCGTATACCGACTGGCTGCGCCAGCGCTCGGCCCCTGCACAGGAGCGCAAGCCGGAAGAAAAAAGCGCCCGCTCAACTCCCCGCCCAGCCTCGGATAAGCCCCGCAGACGCAGCTTTAAGGAACAGAGGGAATTTGAACAACTGGGCCAGGAGCTGGAAGCCCTGCCCGAACGCATGGACGCTCTGGAGCAGGAGCAGAAAACTCTGGAAGCGACCCTTGCCGACCCGGAACTGTTCGCTCGCGATCCAGAAGCTTTTGCCAAAACGACAGACCGTCTGGTGGCGCTGGAAACAGAGCAGACTGAGCTGCTGCAACGCTGGGAGTTTGCGGAACAGCGCCTGCAAGAGCTTGGTGAACTGGCAGGGTAG